The following coding sequences are from one Ornithodoros turicata isolate Travis chromosome 1, ASM3712646v1, whole genome shotgun sequence window:
- the LOC135379015 gene encoding uncharacterized protein LOC135379015, whose translation MASFDAAVLLALSDDSSSSSSSCSSKDSDSDDETTQNMYEMLYRRAFATLPCKRPKIAGYIDNVVHRYSDEEVRGYAANKACIRDVAGRFGLGETTTFRSIERVMEFLVKVAPTVIIFHDDLRKLATEFEQGKATVSGVPSTIGCIDGSYISIRCPAHKIRSTYINRHIYISLTLQAVCDHEKRFLDVTIGHPSKVHDARIFRTSRLAKKLPLICAPGNYHILGDAAYPLREYLLTPYRDYGTLTESQRTFNAKFSATRVRIENAFADLKGRFWQLLHVDFFLVDKMNKFIIACCVLHNLCIKAGDTDVPPSNDDCTSSDCEWLRAPEDSQNFDAVTATEVLLRRRGEPKRDRVRHAMGL comes from the exons ATGGCGTCGTTCGATGCGGCCGTCCTACTCGCTTTAAGCGACGACAGTTCTTCGAGTAGCAGCTCATGTAGCTCAAAGGATAGCGACAGTGACGACGAAACAACGCAAAACATGTACGAAATGTTATACAGACGTGCGTTTGCTACACTTCCGTGCAAGCGTCCGAAGATCGCAGGATACATTGACAACGTAGTGCACCGGTACTCTGATGAAGAGGTACGTGG GTATGCCGCAAACAAGGCGTGCATCAGAGACGTGGCAGGCCGTTTCGGACTTGGTGAGACAACGACATTCAGAAGTATTGAGCGTGTAATGGAGTTTCTTGTTAAGGTGGCCCCAACTGTCATCATATTCCATGACGATCTTCGAAAGCTGGCAACAGAGTTTGAACAGGGAAAAGCAACC GTGTCAGGCGTGCCCAGCACTATTGGATGTATTGATGGCTCATACATCAGCATTCGCTGCCCAGCACATAAAATCCGGTCCACGTACATAAACAGACACATATACATATCGCTCACACTGCAGGCGGTATGTGATCATGAGAAGAGGTTTCTTGATGTAACTATAGGACACCCAAGTAAAGTGCACGACGCAAGAATTTTCCGCACTTCCAGGCTGGCCAAAAAGCTTCCCTTGATCTGTGCTCCTGGGAATTATCATATACTTGGGGATGCAGCTTACCCGCTCCGCGAGTATTTGCTCACACCGTACAGAGACTATGGCACCCTAACAGAAAGTCAGCGCACCTTCAATGCAAAATTTTCAGCAACAAGAGTGCGCATTGAGAATGCATTTGCAGACCTCAAGGGAAGGTTTTGGCAACTTTTACATGTTGACTTCTTTCTCGTCGACAAAATGAACAAGTTCATTATTGCGTGCTGTGTTCTTCACAATTTGTGTATCAAAGCGGGTGACACTGATGTGCCACCCTCAAACGACGATTGCACTTCGAGTGACTGTGAATGGCTAAGGGCACCTGAGGACAGTCAGAACTTTGACGCTGTGACAGCCACGGAAGTCCTACTGCGCCGCCGTGGGGAGCCCAAAAGGGATAGAGTGAGGCATGCCATGGGCTTGTGA